Proteins from one Mycolicibacter virginiensis genomic window:
- a CDS encoding hydantoinase B/oxoprolinase family protein — protein MAGTWQFWIDRGGTFTDIVARHPDGRLLTHKLLSENPEQYRDAAVAGIRALLQIESGAPIPAGLIESVRMGTTVATNALLERAGERTLLVITRGFGDALRIAYQNRPHIFDRQIVLPEQLYERTLEVDERVAADGTVLQKPDLEALAAQLRAAHADGIRACAVVCLHSYRNPLHERVIGDLAREIGFDQVSLSCEVSPLPKLIPRGDTAVVDAYLSPVLRRYVAQVADQLTGVRLMFMQSNGGLAAADHFRGKDAILSGPAGGIVGMVRMSALAGFDSVIGFDMGGTSTDVSHYTATHGYERVFTTEVAGVRLRAPMLHIHTVAAGGGSILHFDGSRYRVGPESAGADPGPACYRRGGPLTVTDANVMLGRIQPAHFPAVFGPAGDEPLDAATVGRSFAALADEIRSATGDDRSPEQVAEGFLRIAVANMSNAVKKISVARGHDITRYALTTFGGAGGQHACAVADELGIRTVLVPPMAGVLSALGIGLADTTVIRERAVEAELDATTLAGLAEVADDLERQARGELAAQHIPANQTHAIRRVHLRYQGTDTSIPVELGGIAAMTAAFEEIHRGMYSFLMERALIAEAVSVEATGLTEQPELFGRSDADTARQPAEAVRLYAGGAWHDAPLHQRAAITDVVVGPAVIAEDNATTVVDDGWQAQLTADGQLVLQRLATTAPVSAGTAADPVLLEIFNNLFMAIAEQMGTRLEATAQSVNIHERLDFSCALFDADGNLVANAPHIPVHLGSMGATVKEVISRRADTMRPGQVYAVNDPYHGGTHLPDITVVSPVYAEAAGEGDPVLFFVASRGHHAEIGGTTPGSMPADSRSVVEEGVLFDNWLLVDDGHFREAPTRDLLTAATYASRSPDTNLADLRAQVAANQKGIDEIRAMIAHFGLDVVQAYMRHVQDNAEEAVRRVIDSLDDGEYRYEMDSGATIAVRVTVDRAARGATIDFAGTSPQLATNFNAPSSVATAAVLYVFRTLVADDIPINDGCLRPLRITIPDGTLLSPAYPAAVVAGNVETSQAITGALLAALRVQAEGSGTMNNVTFGNSGHQYYETLGCGSGAGDGFDGASVVQTHMTNSRLTDPEVLEMRFPVLLREYAIRHGSGGSGRWHGGDGGVRKIEFREPMTVSVLTGHRRVAPYGMAGGQTGDLGRNRVERADGSVTELAGCDSTDLGPGDVLVIETPGGGGYGEPA, from the coding sequence GTGGCGGGTACCTGGCAGTTCTGGATCGACCGGGGCGGCACGTTCACCGACATCGTGGCGCGCCATCCCGACGGGCGCCTGCTCACCCACAAGCTCCTCTCGGAGAATCCCGAGCAATACCGAGACGCGGCGGTGGCCGGAATCCGCGCCCTGCTGCAGATCGAGAGCGGGGCACCGATTCCGGCCGGGCTGATCGAATCGGTGCGGATGGGCACGACGGTAGCCACCAACGCCTTGCTGGAGCGCGCCGGCGAGCGGACTCTGTTGGTCATCACGCGGGGTTTTGGCGACGCGCTGCGCATCGCCTATCAGAATCGGCCACACATCTTCGACCGGCAGATCGTGCTGCCCGAGCAACTCTACGAGCGCACCCTCGAGGTCGATGAACGCGTGGCCGCAGACGGGACCGTACTGCAGAAACCGGACCTGGAAGCCTTGGCCGCACAGCTGCGGGCCGCCCACGCCGACGGCATCCGCGCGTGCGCGGTGGTATGCCTGCACAGTTACCGAAATCCCTTGCATGAAAGGGTTATCGGTGATCTGGCCCGCGAGATCGGCTTTGACCAGGTCTCGTTGTCGTGTGAGGTCAGTCCATTGCCGAAACTGATCCCGCGGGGCGACACCGCGGTCGTCGATGCCTATCTATCACCGGTACTGCGCCGCTATGTGGCCCAAGTGGCCGACCAGCTCACCGGCGTGCGACTGATGTTCATGCAGTCCAATGGCGGGCTGGCGGCGGCAGATCACTTCCGCGGCAAAGACGCGATCCTGTCCGGTCCGGCCGGCGGAATCGTCGGCATGGTTCGGATGTCGGCGTTGGCCGGATTCGACTCGGTGATCGGTTTCGACATGGGCGGAACCTCCACCGACGTCTCGCATTACACCGCCACGCACGGATACGAGCGGGTGTTCACCACCGAGGTCGCCGGGGTACGGCTGCGCGCACCGATGCTGCACATCCACACCGTCGCGGCCGGCGGCGGTTCGATCCTGCACTTCGACGGCAGCCGCTACCGGGTGGGCCCAGAGTCCGCGGGCGCCGACCCGGGGCCGGCCTGCTACCGGCGCGGTGGTCCGTTGACCGTCACCGACGCCAACGTCATGCTGGGGCGCATCCAACCGGCACATTTCCCCGCAGTGTTCGGGCCGGCCGGCGACGAACCACTGGACGCAGCGACGGTCGGGCGCTCCTTCGCCGCGCTGGCCGACGAAATCCGTTCCGCCACCGGCGATGACCGCAGCCCCGAGCAGGTTGCCGAGGGATTCCTGCGCATCGCTGTGGCCAACATGTCCAACGCGGTCAAGAAGATCTCGGTGGCCCGGGGACACGACATAACCCGCTACGCCCTGACCACCTTCGGTGGTGCCGGTGGACAGCACGCGTGCGCGGTCGCCGACGAGCTCGGCATCCGCACGGTGTTGGTGCCGCCGATGGCGGGCGTGCTCTCCGCACTGGGAATCGGATTGGCCGACACCACCGTGATCCGCGAGCGCGCCGTCGAGGCCGAGCTGGACGCCACCACCCTCGCCGGATTGGCCGAGGTCGCCGACGACCTGGAGCGGCAGGCCCGCGGCGAGCTCGCCGCCCAGCACATCCCGGCCAACCAAACCCACGCGATACGCCGAGTGCACCTGCGCTACCAGGGCACCGACACCTCGATCCCGGTCGAGCTCGGCGGCATCGCTGCGATGACGGCGGCATTCGAAGAGATCCACCGCGGCATGTACTCGTTCCTGATGGAGCGTGCGCTGATCGCCGAGGCGGTTTCGGTAGAGGCGACCGGACTCACCGAGCAACCCGAACTGTTCGGGCGCAGCGATGCCGATACAGCCCGTCAACCCGCTGAAGCCGTGCGCCTCTACGCCGGCGGCGCCTGGCATGACGCGCCGCTGCACCAGCGCGCCGCGATCACCGATGTGGTGGTCGGGCCGGCCGTCATCGCCGAGGACAACGCCACCACCGTCGTCGACGACGGTTGGCAGGCGCAGCTCACCGCCGATGGTCAACTGGTGCTGCAGCGGCTGGCCACTACCGCGCCGGTTTCCGCCGGAACCGCGGCCGATCCGGTGTTGCTGGAGATCTTCAACAACCTGTTCATGGCCATCGCCGAGCAGATGGGAACCCGACTGGAGGCAACCGCCCAGTCGGTGAATATCCATGAACGGCTTGACTTCTCCTGCGCATTGTTCGACGCCGACGGCAATCTGGTGGCCAATGCGCCCCATATCCCGGTGCACCTGGGATCGATGGGCGCCACCGTCAAGGAGGTTATCTCCCGCCGCGCCGACACGATGCGGCCCGGCCAGGTCTATGCGGTCAACGACCCGTATCACGGCGGCACCCACCTGCCCGACATCACCGTCGTCTCTCCGGTGTACGCCGAAGCCGCGGGCGAGGGCGACCCCGTGTTGTTCTTTGTGGCCTCGCGCGGTCACCACGCCGAGATCGGCGGAACCACACCCGGTTCCATGCCCGCGGACAGCCGCTCCGTGGTCGAGGAAGGCGTGCTGTTCGACAACTGGCTGCTGGTCGACGACGGCCACTTTCGCGAGGCACCGACCCGCGACCTTCTCACCGCGGCGACCTACGCCTCGCGTAGTCCCGACACCAACCTCGCGGATCTGCGTGCGCAGGTCGCCGCCAACCAGAAGGGCATCGACGAGATCCGGGCGATGATCGCCCATTTCGGTCTGGATGTCGTGCAGGCCTACATGCGCCACGTCCAGGACAACGCCGAGGAGGCGGTGCGCCGGGTCATCGATTCCCTCGACGACGGCGAGTACCGATATGAGATGGACTCCGGCGCGACGATCGCGGTGCGGGTTACCGTCGACCGTGCAGCTCGCGGTGCCACCATCGACTTCGCCGGGACATCGCCGCAGTTGGCGACGAACTTCAACGCGCCGTCTTCGGTGGCCACCGCCGCAGTGCTCTATGTGTTCCGCACGCTGGTAGCCGACGACATCCCGATCAACGACGGGTGCCTGCGCCCGCTACGGATCACGATCCCGGACGGCACCCTGTTGTCGCCGGCCTACCCGGCCGCGGTGGTTGCCGGAAACGTCGAGACCTCCCAGGCGATCACCGGTGCGCTGCTGGCCGCACTGCGGGTGCAGGCCGAGGGCTCCGGGACGATGAACAATGTCACGTTCGGCAACTCGGGCCACCAGTACTACGAGACGCTCGGCTGCGGGTCGGGCGCAGGCGACGGTTTCGACGGCGCGTCGGTGGTGCAGACCCACATGACCAACTCGCGGCTCACCGACCCCGAAGTGCTGGAGATGCGCTTCCCGGTGTTGTTGCGCGAGTATGCGATCCGGCACGGCAGCGGCGGGTCCGGACGCTGGCACGGCGGTGATGGCGGCGTGCGCAAGATCGAATTCCGTGAGCCGATGACGGTCAGCGTGCTGACCGGACACCGGCGAGTTGCGCCCTACGGCATGGCCGGTGGCCAAACCGGCGACTTGGGACGTAACCGGGTGGAACGCGCGGACGGCTCGGTGACCGAGTTGGCCGGCTGCGACTCCACCGACCTCGGCCCCGGCGACGTGCTGGTGATCGAGACTCCCGGTGGCGGCGGCTATGGCGAGCCCGCCTGA
- a CDS encoding GNAT family N-acetyltransferase encodes MPGQVHTARLIHTSDLDDETRRGAHRLVTEASGGTLSDADWQHALGGMHALIWHHGVLIAHGSVIRRQLLYRGRSLRCGYIEAVTVHADHRERGLGTAVLEACEQVIRGAFELGALSSPSFSRRLYAARGWLLWRGPTAVLAPTGPVRTPEADGTVFVMPVGRDLDVTAELTCDWRDGHVW; translated from the coding sequence GTGCCCGGCCAGGTTCATACCGCCCGCCTGATCCATACCAGCGATCTGGACGACGAGACCCGCCGCGGCGCCCATCGGCTGGTCACCGAAGCCTCCGGCGGCACACTTTCCGACGCCGATTGGCAGCACGCGCTCGGTGGCATGCACGCACTGATCTGGCACCACGGCGTCCTGATCGCCCATGGCTCTGTGATCCGGCGCCAACTGCTCTATCGCGGCAGATCGCTGCGGTGCGGCTATATAGAGGCCGTCACCGTCCACGCCGATCACCGGGAGCGGGGCCTGGGCACCGCGGTACTTGAGGCATGCGAACAGGTGATCCGCGGCGCGTTCGAGCTCGGCGCGCTCAGTTCGCCAAGCTTCAGCCGCCGGCTCTACGCCGCGCGCGGATGGTTGCTGTGGCGTGGACCAACGGCCGTCTTAGCACCGACCGGTCCGGTGCGCACCCCCGAGGCGGACGGAACCGTGTTCGTCATGCCGGTGGGTAGAGACCTGGACGTCACCGCCGAGCTGACATGCGACTGGCGGGACGGCCACGTCTGGTAA
- a CDS encoding sodium-dependent bicarbonate transport family permease, whose amino-acid sequence MLYEFWHNFTHNLFKPLLLFFYMGFLIPLLKIQFEFPYVLYQGLTLYLLLAIGWRGGEELATVDSSSIGGVLGFIVLGFATNLIIGFVAYWLLTRMTKMRRIDRATVAGYYGSDSAGTFATCLGVLATLDIAFDAYMPVMLAVMEIPGCIVALALVSRLRARGMDAQGNMADEPGYNKKVSRQLVAATTQANGSHTSTRHNKGIQDEIDLALERQEHVRPSAATSTTSSAPPSGALLREVLLNPGLYLLFGGILIGFVGRLQGASVIEDGDHVFVTAFQGMLCLFLLEMGMTASRKLKDLRSAGRGLIAFGLLAPNLFAIAGIFIIHTYSQITGTHFEPGSYVLFAVLCGAASYIAVPAVQRMAIPEASPTVPLAASLGLTFSYNVTIGIPLYLQIAKAVNLWLPVS is encoded by the coding sequence ATGCTGTACGAGTTCTGGCACAACTTCACCCACAACTTGTTCAAGCCACTGTTGCTTTTCTTCTACATGGGCTTCCTCATCCCGCTGCTGAAGATCCAGTTCGAGTTCCCCTACGTGCTGTATCAGGGCTTGACGTTGTATTTGCTGCTCGCCATCGGCTGGCGGGGCGGCGAAGAGCTCGCAACCGTCGACTCATCGAGCATCGGTGGCGTCCTGGGCTTCATCGTGCTGGGCTTCGCCACCAACCTGATCATCGGATTCGTCGCCTACTGGTTGCTGACCCGGATGACCAAGATGAGACGTATCGACCGAGCCACCGTCGCGGGGTATTACGGGTCGGACTCCGCCGGTACTTTCGCCACCTGCCTTGGTGTGCTTGCAACGTTGGACATAGCGTTCGACGCCTATATGCCGGTGATGCTGGCCGTCATGGAGATCCCGGGCTGCATCGTGGCCCTAGCCCTGGTGTCTCGGTTGCGGGCACGCGGGATGGACGCGCAGGGCAACATGGCCGACGAGCCCGGCTACAACAAGAAAGTCAGCCGCCAGCTCGTCGCCGCCACTACCCAGGCGAACGGGTCGCACACCTCGACCCGGCACAACAAGGGCATCCAAGACGAAATCGACCTTGCGCTGGAAAGGCAGGAGCACGTCCGGCCGAGCGCTGCGACATCGACTACCTCCTCAGCACCGCCCAGCGGAGCGCTGCTGCGCGAAGTGCTGCTCAACCCGGGGCTCTACCTGCTGTTCGGTGGAATCCTCATCGGCTTCGTCGGTCGCCTGCAGGGCGCCTCGGTCATCGAGGACGGTGACCACGTCTTCGTCACCGCGTTCCAGGGGATGCTGTGCCTCTTCCTGCTCGAAATGGGGATGACCGCGTCGCGCAAGCTCAAGGACCTGCGGTCGGCGGGACGCGGTCTGATCGCCTTCGGGTTGTTGGCGCCCAACCTCTTTGCGATAGCCGGAATTTTCATCATCCATACCTACTCGCAAATCACCGGCACCCATTTCGAACCCGGCAGCTACGTGCTCTTCGCGGTGCTGTGCGGCGCGGCGTCCTACATCGCCGTGCCGGCGGTGCAGCGAATGGCGATCCCCGAGGCCAGTCCCACGGTTCCGTTGGCCGCATCTCTGGGCCTGACGTTCTCCTACAACGTGACCATCGGGATACCGCTGTATCTGCAGATCGCCAAGGCCGTCAACCTTTGGCTTCCAGTCAGCTGA
- a CDS encoding ABC transporter substrate-binding protein: MRDQWSRRGFFGLCGAAGATVLLASCSSEEHSDDGAPGPVTIAHIFGETTVPEPPSRVVCAGYTGQDDLLALGVVPIAVTNWFGDQPFAVWPWAQRQLGDAKPVVLDLDNGIAVTQIADLKPDLIIATNAGVDADTYQKLSAIAPTVPQSGGDAFFEPWKVQATAIGKAVHRGQQMQSLIDGVDRAFTDVAAARPGFKGKKVLLLAGRLDQGNVSAATGWRTAFLTQMGLTVAAAPTVIEHERIRSALGGADVLIWTTESDDERTALLAEPDIAGFESRSIFTTKDQAGAIAFASPLSYPLVAEQLPALIAKITG; the protein is encoded by the coding sequence ATGCGAGACCAGTGGAGCCGGCGCGGTTTCTTCGGCCTCTGCGGCGCGGCCGGTGCCACCGTGCTTCTGGCGTCCTGCTCGTCGGAGGAGCACTCCGACGACGGCGCACCCGGGCCGGTCACCATCGCCCATATCTTCGGCGAGACCACTGTCCCGGAGCCACCCAGCCGGGTGGTGTGTGCCGGCTACACCGGCCAGGACGACCTGCTGGCGCTCGGTGTCGTCCCGATCGCGGTGACCAACTGGTTCGGCGATCAGCCGTTCGCGGTGTGGCCCTGGGCGCAGCGACAGCTCGGGGATGCCAAACCGGTGGTGCTGGACTTGGACAACGGGATCGCGGTGACACAGATCGCCGACCTCAAGCCGGATCTGATCATCGCGACTAACGCCGGGGTGGATGCCGACACATATCAGAAACTGTCGGCGATCGCGCCGACCGTGCCGCAGTCGGGTGGTGACGCCTTCTTCGAGCCCTGGAAGGTTCAGGCCACCGCCATCGGTAAGGCGGTGCATCGCGGCCAGCAGATGCAGTCGCTGATTGACGGGGTCGACCGCGCGTTCACCGACGTCGCCGCTGCGCGCCCCGGCTTCAAGGGCAAGAAGGTGCTGCTGCTGGCCGGCCGACTGGACCAGGGCAATGTCAGCGCCGCCACCGGCTGGCGTACCGCGTTTCTGACCCAGATGGGGTTGACCGTCGCCGCGGCGCCCACGGTGATCGAGCACGAGCGGATCAGATCGGCGCTCGGCGGCGCGGATGTGCTGATCTGGACCACCGAGAGCGACGACGAGCGCACGGCGCTGCTGGCCGAACCGGACATCGCCGGGTTCGAGTCACGCAGCATCTTCACAACCAAGGATCAGGCCGGCGCGATCGCCTTCGCCTCCCCGCTGAGCTACCCGCTGGTGGCCGAACAGCTACCCGCCCTGATCGCCAAGATCACTGGTTAG
- a CDS encoding MFS transporter, translating to MTNGHITNFDPEDCAAWEAGNAAIARRNLIWSTASTHVAFSIWSLWSVVVLFMPESVYGIKAGDKLLLAAVATLVGGCVRVPYVRATAKFGGRDWAVASSLILLIPTVGTLLLLVNPGQPLWMYLVCAALTGLGGGNYAASLANVDAFYPQRLKGVALGLCGGIGNLGVAAIQLVGLLVLATVGNTKPELVCSVYLVLLAVVGTCAALWMDNLDHGMEEVGSIRSILSVPDSWIVSALYCAAFGSFIGFAFAFAQVLHVTFEKAGHSPAEAALYAARIAFLGPLLGALARIYGGRVADRRGGGRVTLVVFLGMILASAVLVATSTIDDHTSRATTSTIAIYIAAFMVLFILAGMGNGSVLKMIPSIFEARSRSLDADETERRHWARSHSGALIGFATAVGALGGVAINLILRQAYASSGSETPAFWVFLASYCAVAGLTWAMYVRRPRGTRSAGVPVDTEKISA from the coding sequence ATGACGAACGGCCACATCACAAATTTCGATCCTGAGGACTGCGCAGCCTGGGAGGCCGGCAACGCCGCCATCGCACGCCGCAACCTGATCTGGTCAACCGCCAGTACGCATGTCGCTTTCTCCATCTGGTCGCTGTGGTCGGTGGTCGTGCTGTTCATGCCCGAATCGGTCTACGGCATCAAGGCCGGCGACAAACTCCTGCTCGCCGCAGTCGCGACCCTGGTCGGCGGATGCGTCCGCGTGCCCTACGTTCGGGCCACCGCGAAATTCGGCGGCCGCGACTGGGCGGTGGCCTCCTCGCTGATCTTGCTGATCCCGACCGTCGGGACCCTGCTGCTGCTCGTCAACCCCGGTCAACCACTGTGGATGTATTTGGTGTGCGCTGCGCTGACCGGCCTGGGCGGCGGAAACTACGCCGCCTCGCTGGCCAACGTCGATGCCTTCTACCCCCAGCGCCTCAAGGGCGTCGCCCTCGGACTGTGCGGCGGCATCGGCAACCTCGGGGTGGCAGCCATCCAGCTCGTCGGCCTCCTGGTTCTGGCCACCGTCGGCAACACCAAGCCCGAATTGGTCTGCTCGGTGTACCTGGTGCTGCTTGCCGTGGTGGGCACCTGCGCCGCGCTGTGGATGGACAACCTCGACCACGGCATGGAAGAGGTGGGCAGCATTCGGTCGATCCTGTCGGTCCCGGATAGCTGGATCGTCTCGGCGCTGTACTGCGCGGCGTTCGGCTCGTTCATCGGCTTCGCATTCGCGTTCGCCCAAGTGCTGCACGTCACTTTCGAAAAGGCCGGCCACAGCCCCGCCGAGGCGGCCCTCTACGCCGCGCGAATCGCGTTCCTGGGCCCATTGTTGGGCGCCTTGGCCCGCATCTACGGCGGCCGGGTGGCCGACCGCCGCGGCGGGGGCCGCGTCACCCTGGTGGTGTTCCTCGGCATGATCCTGGCGTCCGCCGTACTGGTCGCGACCAGCACTATCGACGACCACACCAGCCGCGCAACCACATCGACGATCGCGATCTACATCGCCGCGTTCATGGTGCTGTTCATCCTGGCTGGGATGGGCAACGGATCGGTGTTGAAGATGATCCCGTCGATCTTCGAGGCCCGCAGTCGGTCGCTGGACGCCGACGAAACCGAGCGCCGGCATTGGGCACGTTCACATTCCGGCGCCTTGATCGGCTTCGCGACCGCCGTCGGCGCACTCGGCGGTGTCGCCATCAACCTGATCCTGCGTCAGGCCTACGCGAGCTCCGGGTCAGAGACACCGGCGTTCTGGGTGTTTCTGGCGTCATACTGCGCGGTTGCGGGTTTGACCTGGGCGATGTACGTCCGCCGGCCGCGAGGCACCCGAAGCGCCGGCGTTCCGGTCGACACCGAGAAGATCTCGGCGTGA
- a CDS encoding 5-oxoprolinase subunit B family protein — protein MSVALDFQDFTKTDVVLDYGDSALLLQFDSTADVLAWTAALHSAALPGVVDIVPASHTVLVKLAAPRYRAGVRRRLTTLDVNPDAVQTRAPDGPADVVVDVIYDGPDLSEVAEHTGLSVAQVINAHTATPWVVGFGGSTPGFAYLLGGDPRLQVPRRAELRPVPAGSVALAGQFSGIYPRQWPGGWQVIGHTDALLWDLDRPDPALLTPGLSVRFRAA, from the coding sequence ATGAGCGTGGCATTGGATTTCCAGGATTTCACCAAGACCGACGTGGTCCTCGACTACGGCGACAGCGCCTTGTTGCTGCAGTTCGACTCCACCGCCGACGTGCTGGCATGGACCGCGGCGCTGCATTCCGCCGCGCTGCCCGGCGTTGTCGACATCGTCCCGGCGTCCCACACGGTATTGGTGAAACTGGCCGCCCCCCGGTACCGGGCCGGCGTCCGGCGCCGCCTGACGACCCTGGATGTCAACCCGGACGCAGTCCAGACCCGCGCCCCCGATGGGCCCGCAGACGTGGTGGTCGATGTCATCTACGACGGGCCAGACCTGAGCGAGGTGGCCGAACACACCGGCCTGAGCGTCGCCCAGGTCATCAATGCCCACACCGCAACGCCCTGGGTGGTGGGGTTCGGCGGATCCACGCCGGGCTTCGCCTACCTGCTCGGCGGCGACCCTAGGCTGCAGGTGCCCCGCCGCGCCGAGTTGCGGCCGGTTCCGGCCGGCTCGGTGGCGCTGGCCGGCCAGTTCAGCGGCATCTATCCGCGGCAGTGGCCCGGCGGTTGGCAGGTGATCGGCCACACCGACGCCCTGTTGTGGGACCTGGACCGTCCCGACCCGGCGCTGTTGACGCCGGGCCTGTCGGTGCGATTCCGGGCTGCGTGA
- a CDS encoding 5-oxoprolinase/urea amidolyase family protein — protein sequence MTTTLEVLHTGPLALVEDLGRAGMGHLGVSPSGAADRRSHKLANRLLANPDDRATIEVAFGGLSVRVHGGDVDIAVTGADTDPNVNGASFGTNSIQHVRDGQVVSLGRPRSGLRSYLAVRGGIDVTPVLGSRSYDVMGDIGPAPLRDGDVLQIGERTGHFPEIDQAPVATIPDDVVELRVTPGPRDDWFVDPDIMVRTNWLVSNRSDRVGMRLVGMPLEYRWPERQLPAEGADRGAIQILPNGFPIILGPDHPVTGAYPVVGVVVDEDIDTLAQVQPGQTVRMHWSRPRQHPASRSAW from the coding sequence ATGACAACCACCCTGGAAGTTCTGCACACCGGCCCGCTGGCCCTGGTCGAAGATCTGGGCCGGGCGGGGATGGGTCACCTCGGAGTCAGCCCGTCCGGAGCCGCCGACCGCCGCTCGCACAAGCTGGCCAACCGGCTGCTGGCCAATCCCGATGATCGAGCCACCATCGAGGTGGCATTCGGCGGGTTGTCCGTGCGAGTCCACGGCGGAGACGTCGACATCGCGGTCACCGGCGCCGACACAGACCCGAATGTCAACGGAGCCAGCTTCGGCACCAACAGCATTCAGCATGTCCGCGACGGCCAGGTGGTCTCCTTGGGCAGGCCGCGCTCTGGCCTGCGCAGCTATCTGGCGGTGCGGGGCGGCATCGATGTCACCCCGGTGCTGGGTTCCCGCAGTTACGACGTGATGGGCGATATCGGCCCGGCCCCGTTGCGTGACGGCGACGTGCTGCAGATCGGCGAACGGACCGGCCACTTCCCCGAGATCGACCAGGCGCCGGTGGCGACCATCCCTGACGACGTAGTCGAACTGCGGGTGACACCCGGCCCACGCGACGACTGGTTCGTCGATCCGGACATCATGGTGCGCACCAATTGGCTGGTGAGTAACCGCAGCGACCGCGTCGGCATGCGCTTGGTGGGGATGCCGCTGGAATACCGGTGGCCGGAACGGCAATTGCCCGCCGAGGGAGCCGACCGTGGGGCAATCCAGATCCTGCCGAACGGCTTTCCGATAATCCTGGGTCCGGATCATCCGGTGACCGGCGCCTACCCGGTGGTGGGGGTGGTGGTCGACGAGGACATCGACACGTTGGCCCAGGTTCAGCCCGGGCAGACCGTACGGATGCACTGGTCTCGGCCCCGCCAGCACCCCGCCTCGCGCTCGGCCTGGTAG